The DNA region CACAAAATTTCTACCTTGTAATAATCAACAGTAACAAAATTAGCCCACCGGTTGCCAGCAGCATTGTGACATGTTTGTAGCATGTTAATGAGAGCTTTAGAATGATCAGTACATGTGACCAGCTTAAGTGGTGGGCTTCGAAAGTAGTTTATCAATACTAAGGACTTGCTTTTGTCATCCAGAGGAGATGATTCTGCCCTGTTTGGACACCTTCCTGCTTTCATTCCATCATCCCCATCTGCAGAGTTTGATCACCAAGATGAAATTTTGACAAAGGAAGCAAGAACCAATGATTCTTGTGTCAAGAATAAAAGAgctttatagcatgtttggattaaatttattttttctccaTCAGACACCACTCATAATAGCTTCTCTCCAAAATTGACgctggctttagaatcaattgtagaaggtaaatcattctacaattgattttaaaggcaaaatcaattctaagtAGAAGCTGTGAGGAGCTAGGCTCCATAATTAATTCGAGAAGCTAATCCAAAAATGCTACTAGTGTTTGGTGTTTTCTTACATTGATTTTCAACCATGTAGTTCCACTGGTAAGCAATGCCTTCACTTTGTTCCTTGGATCTCACTGAAGTGAACACTACTAATCTTTGGTTTTTGGCAACCATATCACTCACTAGAGGCCAGTCTCCTCCATTTTTTGGCATTCTTGTCACAGGGAACCAAAACTTCATCAAACCAGCATCAGTGAAGACCTTTGTTAACCCTTTTGGTGTTCTAACGTAATCTTCCAATATGAGTGTGACGATTTCTGTTGGATTGGCTGATAGAAAAGCTGCAATTTCCTTCAGTGTATCAATAGCTGGTTCCTGTTGTTGATTACAAAGTTAGGATACTTTTTTTTCCGATAAGCTACAAAGTTAGGATACTTGTTCATAGGAAATTAAGCTACTCATTAGTCATTAGTGTTCGTTAACAAGTTTGGGGAAGCTGAGGTCAAACAAGAAACAGTGCTGGGAGGGTGATTTTAACTTACAAAAGCTGTGTAGTCATGGCACTTGCCTTGAAAGGAATGGCATAACCACACATCTCCATCATAATCGTATGTGTCCAGCATTAGTCCCCGAACTCCGTTCTACAAATAAACCATTGATGAAAGAAAATTGTGTATATTGTAAGAAACAGAACATAAAAAAACCATAGGCTATGGATATTAGTAGTTTAGTACTGAATGCCATACTTTCAGCTGCTGGGTTACACTGTCTTCTTGGTTGATGATGGTCAGTCGAGGTACTCCTGTGTGAGATGGTTCTCCATCAATAGCGAAAGCATTGTGTGTTGTTAAAAATGCATATTTGTTGAATGGTAGGGAGTTATtctaacaagaaaaaaaaaaagaaccaatGTTAAATAATGCATATATCTTTCTCTTTTGGTCTTGAAATAATGCAATGCTCATCAGATTATTTCCACCTATGTGTGTGTGGATTATTGTGACAGTTTCCTGGGAGTTAACGATGGCATTAAGTTTCACACATGAGAAATTTCATCTATGTGTGTTTCTTGTGAAATTGGACAAAGACTAAGGAGAAATGGGAATCTTACTATGAGCTTGAATTGATCTGTGATGGATGATCTCACTCATCTAGAGCGTGAAAACTTAGCTCCGCATGAGAAACAATAGAGCCCGGATCCACAATCATCATCAGACGAGCACTCCTCCAGAAGCTAATCAAATATTTGAAAACAATAAGAAAGGAaacagaaaaaaataaatttaaagcaTGATTTAAAACAGGGGAAAGGTATACAAACCTTGCAATTTCCATTGGAGCAAGCAGCAGAAGCACAAGTCCACAACTGAAGAATAACAAAAAGCAAATACAGCAGAGAACCCATTTGCACTAATTTGGATATAGTGGAGTTGTCTAAAAGGAAATGGATAATAAAAGGGAAAGAGaagagaataaaaagaaaaaaagaggtCTAATGTATATGAAAAAGTGATGGTAGGTTTTCAGCCTAAAAAGCATTGGTGTGAAGGAAACGTGTTGAGTTCTCAATTCTCATGTATAGAGGTTAGTTCTAAGTTTTAACATTAAAATGCGGTTGCAAAAGTCAAAAGGGAAAGCAGTTATGTACTTATATGTATGTTGCATTAATTAGGAGTGCAAGAAATTTGAAAGAAGAATACTCCAGTGTGAAAAGGTTTCCAAATTTTCACACTTCATAGTTGAACTCTGTTGTTCTCTAGCTTCaataaagaagaacacagaCGGTGCTGTTTGGATTCTTATACGGAAGTCAAACATATACGATGGTAAACACCGTTTTAAAGCTTAAGTATGCTCTAGGTTGGTAATGGTATACGTTAACATAAATGTTTATGTGATGTGGATTGGTGAATGCAGGAGAGAATGTTGGAATATGCCTTGAGGGAGGCTCGCTTTCATTCCATGGAAACATCATACTGATGTGGAGGTGCATAATATGCTGCACCATATATAGTTGTTGTCAGGATAGCACCTCATAACATGAGGTGGATGAGCATAGTAATATGTTGGGTACATGTGGTAACGTGGAGGATTCTCATTCGGGGGTCATGAAATTGGAATTGCCCCTTGAGGTCCCTACATGTAAAAATTGGAATTCTCATACTTAGCAACATTTTGTTGAGATTTGGTTAAAAATGTTACTAAGTATTGTGTTGTAAACACCTTTTAAAGCTCATGTGCACTAGTGTTTTTCTGCTTCTATTCGGATTAAGTATTTTTCTTAGTTTTTTATGTTGAACACTTTGATCCAGTTGTTCAAttgattctttatttttttaagaagttattataattttataaaacttatggtATTTTTCTTCTTCCGTTGAGAGAAATATTGACTTTCATATTTATGCAAAGTGTGCATAAGACAAACATTCAACTGAAAATGTTGTTCTGAAATATTTGAACAAAAAATCTGTTTGCAATGTATTTGAACTAAAATATTATTGAGAACCATCTGAAATTCCACAAAATATGTAATTGCGGCGGCTTTAGGCTCCCAATAGTTGATTGATAAGCACATTCTGGCGATCACTCAGCAACACCAACAGTTAGTAAAGCCACAAAACAGGTTATGGTGCACGTGGTGGTCTATGACTATGATCTCCCTAAATGGACATTCAATGCTACTAAAAATCTCTGTCTTTTTGTAGTGTTATATGATTCTCTCTTCAATTTTATTCTTCTTTCATTAAACCTCTATTCAATTCTACCATCAAATGTGTGGATCAATTGACGTGAGGTTGTTCTAGTTTAATCAGGAGTCATTGGTTTGAATATCTATAATTGAAGTCGGttaaatatttgatagaaaGAGCTTCGTCACTCAAACTCAAATAAGATTGTCATAGTGGTGTAGAGGATACATGTggtttaaataaaaatgttaatTCATTGTTTTAGAGATTCTTTTACTTATTACTATGTAGTTTAAAGATATATAGACTATATCGTCTACTCTAAATCTTTTATTCAGTCCTCGAGGATGGGTTTGGCCGGCATTGGCCTGTTTCTATCTATTATTATAGGACAGGCTAATGAATACCTTGCTTATCAATATCATCCTACACGCTAAACACACACAAAGAAAACTAAGATGAGTAATTTTGTAGAGAGAAAGCCGCATGCTGTGATGACACCATTACCAGTTCAAGGCCACATAAATCCAATGCTCAAACTGGCAAAGTTGCTTCACCTTAGAGGCTTTCACATAACCTTTGTCAACACTGAGTATAACCACAAACGCTTGCTCAAATCAAGAGGTCCCAATGCCCTTGATGGTCtccctgatttttcctttgaggccatCCCAGATGGTCTTCCCCCAACAGAAGGTGATGGTGATGTTAGTCAAGACATACCTTCCCTCTGTGAATCAGTCAGAAACAATTTGCTACATCCCTTTTGTGACCTTCTTGCTAGACTTAACCACTCTGCCACTGCTGGTCTTATCCCCCCAGTTACCTGCTTAGTTTCTGACTTTATCCTGACCTTTACTATTCAAGCTGCTGAGGAGCTTGCACTTCCTAATGTTTTCCTTTGTCCAACCAGTGCATCTACTTTCCTGTGTCTTTCCCACTTTCAGACACTGCTTGATAAAGGCCTCATACCAATGAAAGGTATAAATCAACATAAGCTCTTTCTATAATGGCATATGGGGTGATAAAAGTGTTTAGGATGAGGAGATATGAAACCATGACTCTATGGTCGAGATTAAAATTGGTTTAGAGGCCACATGACTTATTAAAAAAGTCGCATGATTTAATGTTCCCATGGTTAATTTTAGTGCAAAAAGATTTActcctatatatatatcaagCTTGAGCTTCAAGTAATTGACTTATAAATAATTATGATATGCAGATGAGAGTTATCTGACAAATGGATATCTGGACACTAAAGTAGATTGGCTTCCAGGTATGCAAAACTTTCGGCTCAAGGACCTGCATGACTCTATCAGGACAACAGATCCAAATGATTTAATGGTACAATATACCATTGAATTGGCAAATACATTTCACAGAGCATCTGGTATTGTTTTTAATACTTTTAATGAACTAGAGAGAGATGTATTGAGTGATCTTTCCTCCATGTTCCCTACTATTTACCCCATTGGCCCTTTCCCttcgtttttaaataaaagtcCCCAGAACCAGTTGACATCTTTAGGTTCCAATCTTTGGAAGGAAGATACCATGTGTCTTGAGTGGCTAGAATCCAAGGAACCCGAGTCTGTTGTATATGTGAACTTTGGCAGCATGACTGTTATGTCACCAGAGCAACTATTGGAGTTTTCTTGGGGTTTCGCCAACAGCAAGATACCCTTTTTGTGGATCATTAGGCCAGACCTTGTCACTAGTGGCACTGTGATTTTGTCACCTGAGTTTGTCAATGACATTTCAGATAGAGGCCTAATAGCAAGCTGGTGTCCACAAGAGGAGGTGCTGAACCACCCTTCAATTGGTGGATTCTTGACTCATTGTGGATGGAACTCAACCATTGAAAGCATCTGTTCAGGAGTGCCAATGTTGTGCTGGCCATTTTTTACTGATCAGCCAACAAACTGTAGATACGTTTGCTATGAATGGGATACTGGGATTGAAATTGACACCAATGTGAAGAGAGAGGAGGTAGAGAAGCTGATCCGTGAATTGATGGTGGGAGAGAATGGAAAGAGGATGAGGCAAAACACCATGAAGTTGAAGAAGCAGGCAGAGGAGGACACGATACCGGGTGGTTTGTCATACATGAACTTGGACAAAGTGATTAAGGAGGTGTTACTTAAACAATGATAGTTTGAAGTGCTTTTATTTTCTGCAATAATGCAGTActgtaataatttatttatgttcTCTTGAATTTGCTCCACCGTATAGCAAAATTGATGCATTAGTTAGTAAGCGCCTAAGCGGTGCTAGTTATATATAAGATGTAAGCTATCAGTAGTTAAAATTTTCACACATGAGAAATTTCATCTATGTGTGTTTCTTGTGAAATTGGACAAAGACTAAAGAGAAATGGGAATCTTACTATGAGCTTAAATTGATCTGTGATGGATGATCTTGCACATCTAGAGCCTGAAAACCCAATTGAGCATGAGAAACAATAGAGCCCGGATCCACAATCATCATCAGATGAGCACTCCTCAAGAAGCTAATCAAATATTCCAAAacaaatttaagaaaaataacagaaaacaaaaacttCAAAGCATGATTTCTAGCAAGGGAAAggtgtaattcaggttccctctgatacgattgtcctgcacgatgctgagacaagaggttcgacaaccgcttaacagtaaaacaaaacttaacaacagaaacaataacacacagtgattgttaacccagttcagtgaaaactttcacctacgtctggagggtttgcacccaaagaaaggaaatccactatctcaagtttcaggaattacagacactcatgaacaacttagttcatagttcacttcctaatctacccagtgtatttctacttagaatatcaacctaagtatgagagcccctctcactttctctcaatcactgccacagtgattggtgaacacaatgaacaagtagagtttgaacgcaatcaaacacacagaatctctctttgctttatagaatcagtgagcaaagacagattcacaactaacaaggataaagcacaattaacaaatcctaaaacactcgatctctctctatcagcttcgaccccttcatgttttaggtcttcatccttttatagacttcagcagcggtagcatgggctttagggttggcacaggctgaagaaacagattgcagtaacagcaattcaaaacgcaatcttgatagattcggtttcttattgcacaagtaaagatagaaatcaatcttttaacaaagattgtttcaacaaataacaactcaACAcataaacccttctggaatagctacttgctcctcaagtaactcaaaaacatatcttcagtaaatcttcagagggcccacaacagaaacacaagctgaggacagatgccctagcttcacgagatcagatgccacgacatctgcttcgacaatcggttgttttgacaaaatgcacgacaacatgttccaacaatctccccctttgtcaaattttgtctaaaacaactcacaatccgagaggataaaaactagagaaacaattctcccccatagtcagagctccccctcaacTGATGCAACTCCACAACCAACTATCATACTTCAGAAGGCATAGTCGGAACAAAAATACTTACAAACACAAAACCAGAAgtacaatcagccttagcacatgatgacaccaaaatagaaCAGCTTGAACATCATAGTATTACAGTAACGTTTCATGATCAGAAGTACTACAGTAACGTTTCAGAAATAACGTTTCAGAAGTAACGTTTCAGAAATACTGCCTTCAGAAGTACTACAGTAACGTTTCAGAAATAACGTTTCAGAAGTAACATTTCAGAAATACTGCCTTCAGAAGTTGGCAACACATAAGctatcagaaatactaccaaCAGAAACTGcctcttgaacttgtcttcaaattaaacaaatcaaagctaacactatcagagCTAACACGATAACACGAtcagaagcaacttcacagtaaaacttcacagtagaaacaaaaaaaacattacaGCAGATAGAATCTTCAATCCAATCGTCAATCCAactaactactccccctttttttagcacaaatttgcaaagggtgcatccaaaaacaaaagaaaatagcacaAGATCAGAGCAAACTAGTCTTCAAGACTTGACTCCTCTCCAGACCCTTCTGCACTTTCTTCAGAACTGTCTACCTCTTCATTACCCGCtttctgagcagctgtagcagcagcactgtgctcaccaccttgacattcttcttcttgaagcttgagtagcaacgcatcaactttAAGCTTCCTagcagtgctcaccctgattgtctcctccAAAGCCTTGGAAacttcctgtaattcagcaatGATGGCTTTAGtaccagattcagtcacaggaggagcagatgttctgctggttggtaaagcaatgtctagaacatgtggttccataaacaaacgttgatccaaagtgattggaacaccacgagacatagccacatcatcacccctgagaatctgaggatgttgcttcagaatgatctcagtaagaagtgaaggaaatgaaacaggcagcttcacagcacaagtatcagcatgctttaaggtctgctcaaacacaaaagttccaaaatcaaaagcaatagacttgccaatcctgtagatcaacttggcaagcgttgcagaaacaccagaggtatgctgagtaggaacccaattcacagcaccaatcctgttaagaatagcatatttcacactcagatttccagtagacaacaacttcttgctgggccacttcttcacatgacctgcagtaagttccttggcaacatcatccatggacacttcttcatcaacaaattcgataacacttctgccaagtgcttgattgaaaACAGCAGGTGAAAACATCACACAATCAGCCctcacatagactttcctgaattctgcactgTCAGGAAGTCtgacatcaacagagagattcaccatgaactctctcacaagcttctcatagcaccttccaacattctgaatagtcttcatcagacctgctttctcaattagtgcaattacatctctgcattcaagaacatcagaaccaacttccctttccttggccattctccttttacaaacaaacttccacttctgaacattctcttctaagtggaaagacactctatcaataggaacagcaggaacattctgaggaatacgcttatcAGAAAACTtatttttctcagaagatcgaatgtcctggacaccgacttcaacatctgacccagagtcttcaacttcaactgaaatcttcctcttcttcttcgcaGTGGgagtcttttcttccttttgctttcccttactcttcacactggcctgtctggatttctttgatggagtaggagtgatttcaggagaagaaatccttcttttcttcttcatcctcgcagtAACACTATCGGCAAaagtctcagtcagaggaacatcatcagaagcatcatcagagatgtcctgaacagaggttggagcctggattggctcttcagaattgataCCCGCAGAGTTATCATTCTTTGAATCAGCATCCTTAGAAGAGGATGATTcagagatatcaggctgggtagcaccacctgaatcttcatgagaagtggaatcctttccagaattttcttgagcagaaatttccttagacccagatgtctcaacatcagacacaacatcagggggcgatttcacaggagaatcttcatcattgatttcctcttcgtcaggaacatcctcaaggataggaacattcggagctttgctattcttgacctgtgatttgtagaccttacacgttgggtttcgtgatctcatcttcttgggagctttcttggacacaaaagatggttgagaagaatcactcttcaaacccatacacctgactcctttagcagttctttcaatcttggccttgacagattccttctttcctgaactttgagacatgatgaatcgagagcaattacaaacagagtacagaacaacgaaacagaattgcaaatgagagatgataaatcttgaagaagatagatgcacaagcggttgagtgaacacaatttgcccgttggaggtagttataggataagtgaaccatgaagtaactttctctctgctgatgtcacaacggcagttactgatgaccaagaataaactagccgttaacacactggagcatgctaattgctatgcatcagaaagacaaatccctagacttcctcttaatttttcaaaagtgattgcatcaaggggttttgtgaaaatatcagtcaattgcttgtcagttgtaacgtgatccaaattaacaattttatcctctaccaagtctctaataaaatgatgtctaatgtcaatatgcttggtcctgctatgctgtatgggatttttagaaatattaattgcactgagattgtcgcagtacaatgtcatggcatcctgttcaacatcatactctttcagcatttgcttcatccacatgagttgagtacaactacttcctgctgcaatatattctgcttcagctgtagacagtgagacacaattctgcttcttgctaaaccatgaaatcaaattattccctaagaagaaacatccaccagatgtgctctttcgatcatctgcactacctgcccaatctgcatcataGAAACCAACTAAggaggaatttgtatcatgagtatagagaataccatagtcacttgtgccattgatgtacttgataattctcttgacttgaagcagatgacttgctttaggagctgcttgatatcgagcacaaactccgacagcaaaagtgatgtctggtctgctagcagtgagatacagcaagcttccaatcatgcttctatagagactttgatcagcatcttccccctgctcatccttggaaagtttgatgtgtgtagcagcaggagttctcttgtgaccagccttttcaaggccaaacttcttgactaaccctttagcatacttactctgtgatatgaacatagaatcttccatttgtttgacttgtagtcctagaaaataattcaattcaccaactaggctcatctcaaattcagatttcatttgtcggacgaaatgctccaccattgagttcgacattcctccaaagacaatgtcatccacataaatctgtgctatcatgagcttacctttgtcattcttcacaaacagagttttatcaattccacccttgctgtagccattgcttacaagaaattcagttaacctttcataccaagccctaggtgcttgcttcaaacaATACAAGgtcttcctcaacttgtacacatgatctggatgatgcggatctgtaaatcctttaggttgttcaacatagacttcttcattcaaatagccattcagaaaagcactcttcacatccatctgatatagtctgaacttcaagagacaagatacacctaacaagagtcttatagattccagtctagctacaggagcaaaggtttcatcaaaatcaactccttctatctgagtatatccttgagcaactagccttgctttattccttgtgacagttccagtttcatctgatttattcttgaagatccacttagtaccaatgatgtttacttcttcaggtctaggaactaactcccacacttcatttcttctgaactgctctagctcctcttgcatagcatttatccagtattcatcaatgagagcttcattgacattcttgggttctatcttagagatgaaacaactgtgagcaattatacttctggatctggtagtcaccccttcttgaaggttaccaataatgttttcttgaggatgattcttctgaaccctgattgatggagctttgtttgatgtgatatctttgtcttccttttcatcagcactcgtttctgactcattgtcgagggcggttgctggagcatcggctggaacatcagtaccatcatcatcttcattcagaacttcttcttccttcttgcttggttcatcatctacagtcacattcacagattccatcatggtccttgtgcgagagttaaaaactctataagctttgctgttcatagaatatcccatgaaaattccttcatcacttctaggatcaagcttcctcttaggatcacgatctgcaaggatataacatttacttccaaatatgtgaaagtattttacagacggttttctacctttccatagctcatactgtgtggaggatgtccctgccctgatggtgactctattatgtatgtaacaggcagtactcatagcttcagcccagaactggtgcggaatcttcttagcatgtaacattactctagctgattcctggagagttctatttttcctttcaactattccattctgctgtggcatgatgggggcagaaaattcatgactaataccttctgttccacagaactccaagaattttgaattctcaaactcccttccatgatcacttctgattcttacaatcacacagtccttctcattctgaagtctcatacatagattcttgaatatttcaaaagtctctgatttttatctcataaattcaacccatgtataccttgaaaaatcatctacacagacaaacacatacatttttcctcccaagctttcaacctgcatgggacccatgagatccatgtgaagcaactccagaacctttgtcgtggtctgatgctggagcatcttgtgtggcaccttggtttgcttaccaatctgacattctccacatagctttccttctcccaagctcaaattgggcagcccccttattgcttcatctgcaagaatcttttgcatgcttcggtagttgagatgtcctagtctttgatgccatacattcacctcatcttctttagttaacaaacatctggaaacatgacctttttcttctgatgtccacatataacagttgtcttttgatctgactcctctcatcacaaccctctcatcatcagtggtcacaacacattctatcttattgaacttcacaacatatccttgatcacacagttgacttatgctgattaggttggatgttaaaccatttacaagtaacacattgttcaagttaggagattctgtgctgacaagttttcctactcccttgatcttccctttagctccatctccaaaagtaacatagttggtggagtgacttctgatgtcttgcaagaaactcttgtttcctgtcatgtgctttgagcagccactatcaaaataccaatcttcctttgatgatgctatgaaagacgtgtaggctacctgacatctgacttcacccttgggcttccattgcttcatcatctgaacaggctttttatcgtacatctgaggataaccatataacctgtaacagtagggctttatatgaccattcttaccacagtagtgacacttccaaggtacagttttgtcaagcttaagtTGGGGTTCCACAtgcagaggtacatgtcgaggcaatgaatctgacaactgataatttctgggcttcttgaactcagtttgttttgcagcggacacaaatttctttgaacctttctgattttctttgtttgctgttctatagtcaaagccaattcccttcaaactccctccttgcttgctagtctctttcagaatttcatcaagtatatcagaaccactgttcaacattctaacagatttgtgagtagcttcaagctttcttgtcagagttgccacttcctcttgaagtcctgcattaatcaacactagattagctttttccataacatcaacatttttaaacttactttgccattcctccagatcttccttcagctttgtgctgagctctttcagcctttcattctgagagacaagttgttctatctcactttgcttttctctcacaagtttacatgcttcttcccacttgatgtgtagcagcttgtaagtctcagccagttcctcatctgtaatgtcctcatcacttgtatcagactcatagatggttccagagaaagcattgactttgtttacagatatctcctcctcatcttcagtgtcttcatctgaccaagttatcatcatacctttcttctgcttctttagataggtggcgcattcagacctgatatgaccatatccttcacattca from Lotus japonicus ecotype B-129 chromosome 2, LjGifu_v1.2 includes:
- the LOC130739455 gene encoding 7-deoxyloganetin glucosyltransferase-like translates to MSNFVERKPHAVMTPLPVQGHINPMLKLAKLLHLRGFHITFVNTEYNHKRLLKSRGPNALDGLPDFSFEAIPDGLPPTEGDGDVSQDIPSLCESVRNNLLHPFCDLLARLNHSATAGLIPPVTCLVSDFILTFTIQAAEELALPNVFLCPTSASTFLCLSHFQTLLDKGLIPMKDESYLTNGYLDTKVDWLPGMQNFRLKDLHDSIRTTDPNDLMVQYTIELANTFHRASGIVFNTFNELERDVLSDLSSMFPTIYPIGPFPSFLNKSPQNQLTSLGSNLWKEDTMCLEWLESKEPESVVYVNFGSMTVMSPEQLLEFSWGFANSKIPFLWIIRPDLVTSGTVILSPEFVNDISDRGLIASWCPQEEVLNHPSIGGFLTHCGWNSTIESICSGVPMLCWPFFTDQPTNCRYVCYEWDTGIEIDTNVKREEVEKLIRELMVGENGKRMRQNTMKLKKQAEEDTIPGGLSYMNLDKVIKEVLLKQ